In the genome of Planctomycetota bacterium, one region contains:
- a CDS encoding efflux RND transporter permease subunit, with translation MNLSDLSIRNPVFAWMLSAFLIVFGLICFDRLGVSQMPDVDFPTVRVEVALEGASPEIMETEVVDVLEDAVMSVQGIQEITATARQGRASLNIEFEIGRDIDAAVQEVQTKIAQAQRLLPHDIDPPTVEKTNADDNAFMWIALSGHVPYPDLVHFARYRLKDRLQTVPGVGEVILGGYLDRNMRIWLKLEELEARDLTVADVIAALGREHVEVPAGRLESSTRESNVRAFGEAPSAEEFRSIVIAHRNDAPVFLGDVAVVEDGLADRRRLARALGVQAVGLGIKKQYGANAVQVARAVRERIREIQPEVPPGMTLEVNSDITVFVEESIHEIQFTLVLSVILTSIVCWLFLGSWTSTLNVLLAIPTSIVGSFILLYALGFTINTFTLMALSLAVGIVVDDAIMVLENIVRHRERGEPRARAARNGTREIMMAAFAATLAIIAIFLPIAFVQGLIGKFLYQFGVTLSVAVALSLLEAITLTPMRCAQMLSVADENRFLSRFFRGLANAYRAVLAPCLRWRWAVVALSMAGFGASLFLLPRLRQEIVPPQDQSMVLVRFQTPVGSSIDYTDARLREAERFLEEQRTRGPVNRYFSVVGGFGGGDVDTGVIFMTLKPRRERPPSLRNPGEPMSQHEFMGILRARLNSIPGMRGAYVSDLSMRGLTGRGTTFPIEFAVTGDDWARLGEYSERLMEKMRETGLLVDVHSDYLVGMPEVRVYPDRRRAAELGVSMLDIGTAINALIGGVRVGKFEEGGHRYDMRVRLVSDQRSRPEDIERLTVRSRDGRLVKLSEVVRLVETPGVQSITRRNRARAITVRANLAPGASQKTASERIRAIAREVLPPGYGLEETGSSRFFSESGRAFLFAIGLGVVVAYMVLASQFNSYVHPVLVLLAMPFSVTGALAALWAADQSLNMYSMIGIVLLMGIVKKNSILLVEFTNQLRQRGRGVREALLEACPIRLRPVLMTSISTIAAALPPALALGPGAETRIPMALVVIGGMAVSTLLTLFVVPCAYLILPGRVRPLEDEAPEEPRPAEEPAVPAARPGP, from the coding sequence ATGAACCTCTCCGATCTCTCGATCCGTAACCCCGTCTTCGCCTGGATGCTCTCGGCGTTTCTCATCGTCTTCGGGCTGATCTGCTTCGACCGCCTGGGCGTCAGCCAGATGCCCGACGTGGACTTCCCGACCGTGCGCGTCGAGGTGGCCCTCGAAGGGGCCTCGCCCGAGATCATGGAAACGGAGGTCGTGGACGTCCTGGAGGACGCCGTCATGAGCGTCCAGGGGATCCAGGAAATCACCGCGACCGCGCGCCAGGGCCGGGCGTCCCTCAACATCGAGTTCGAGATCGGCCGGGACATCGACGCCGCCGTCCAGGAGGTGCAGACGAAGATCGCGCAGGCCCAGCGGCTCCTCCCGCACGACATTGACCCGCCCACCGTGGAAAAGACCAACGCCGATGACAACGCCTTCATGTGGATCGCCCTGTCCGGGCATGTGCCGTACCCGGACCTCGTCCACTTCGCGCGGTACCGCCTCAAGGACCGCCTCCAGACCGTCCCGGGCGTCGGCGAGGTGATTCTGGGCGGATACCTCGACCGCAACATGCGGATCTGGCTCAAACTGGAGGAGCTCGAAGCGCGGGACCTGACGGTGGCCGACGTGATCGCCGCCCTCGGCCGGGAACACGTGGAGGTTCCGGCCGGCCGCCTGGAGTCCTCCACGCGCGAGTCGAACGTGCGGGCCTTCGGCGAGGCGCCCTCCGCCGAGGAGTTCCGCTCGATCGTCATCGCTCACCGCAACGACGCCCCCGTGTTCCTGGGCGACGTCGCCGTCGTGGAGGACGGCCTGGCGGACCGGCGGCGCCTGGCGCGCGCGCTGGGGGTCCAGGCCGTGGGGCTCGGCATCAAGAAACAGTACGGGGCCAACGCCGTGCAGGTCGCCCGCGCGGTGCGCGAGAGAATCCGGGAAATCCAGCCCGAGGTTCCGCCCGGAATGACGCTCGAAGTCAATTCGGACATCACCGTCTTCGTCGAGGAATCCATCCACGAGATCCAGTTCACGCTGGTGCTCTCGGTGATTCTGACCTCGATCGTGTGCTGGCTTTTCCTCGGGTCCTGGACGTCCACGCTGAACGTGCTCCTGGCGATCCCCACGTCGATCGTGGGGAGCTTCATTCTCCTCTACGCGCTCGGCTTCACGATCAATACGTTCACGCTCATGGCGCTGTCCCTGGCGGTGGGCATCGTCGTCGACGACGCGATCATGGTGCTCGAGAACATCGTGCGCCACCGGGAGCGCGGGGAGCCCCGCGCCCGGGCGGCCCGCAACGGCACCCGGGAGATCATGATGGCCGCCTTCGCGGCGACCCTGGCCATCATCGCGATCTTCCTCCCGATCGCGTTCGTCCAGGGCCTGATCGGCAAGTTTCTTTACCAGTTCGGCGTGACGCTGTCGGTGGCGGTGGCCCTGTCGCTCCTCGAGGCGATCACGCTGACGCCGATGCGGTGCGCCCAGATGCTTTCGGTCGCCGACGAGAACCGGTTCCTTTCCCGGTTTTTCCGCGGGCTGGCGAACGCCTACCGCGCCGTCCTGGCCCCGTGCCTGCGGTGGCGCTGGGCGGTCGTCGCGCTCTCGATGGCGGGGTTCGGGGCGTCGCTTTTCCTCCTGCCCCGCCTGCGCCAGGAGATCGTGCCGCCCCAGGATCAGTCCATGGTTCTCGTGCGCTTTCAGACCCCCGTGGGCTCCTCCATCGACTACACGGACGCGCGCCTTCGGGAGGCCGAGCGTTTCCTCGAGGAGCAGCGGACCCGGGGCCCCGTGAACCGCTATTTCAGCGTCGTCGGAGGCTTCGGCGGAGGAGACGTGGACACGGGCGTCATCTTCATGACCCTGAAGCCCCGGCGCGAACGGCCGCCGAGCCTGCGGAATCCCGGCGAACCCATGAGCCAGCACGAGTTCATGGGAATCCTTCGGGCGCGCCTGAACTCGATTCCCGGAATGCGCGGCGCCTACGTGAGCGACCTCTCCATGAGGGGCCTCACGGGCCGCGGCACCACGTTCCCCATCGAGTTCGCCGTCACGGGCGACGACTGGGCCCGCCTCGGGGAGTATTCGGAACGCCTCATGGAGAAGATGCGGGAGACCGGCCTCCTCGTGGACGTCCACAGCGATTACCTCGTGGGCATGCCCGAGGTCCGCGTCTATCCCGACCGCCGCCGCGCCGCCGAACTCGGCGTCAGCATGCTCGACATCGGCACGGCGATCAACGCCCTGATCGGCGGCGTCCGGGTCGGAAAGTTCGAGGAGGGCGGGCACCGCTACGACATGCGCGTGCGCCTGGTTTCCGACCAGCGCTCGCGCCCCGAGGACATCGAGCGCCTCACCGTCCGCAGCCGCGACGGGCGGCTCGTGAAACTGTCCGAGGTCGTGCGGCTCGTCGAGACGCCCGGCGTCCAGAGCATCACGCGGCGCAACCGGGCCCGGGCCATCACGGTCCGGGCCAACCTCGCCCCGGGCGCTTCCCAGAAGACCGCCTCCGAGCGCATCCGGGCGATCGCCCGCGAAGTGCTGCCCCCGGGATACGGGCTCGAGGAGACGGGCTCGTCCCGCTTCTTCTCCGAGAGCGGCCGGGCTTTCCTCTTCGCGATCGGCCTCGGGGTGGTGGTGGCGTACATGGTCCTCGCCTCCCAGTTCAACAGCTACGTCCACCCCGTCCTCGTGCTCCTGGCGATGCCGTTCAGCGTGACCGGGGCGCTGGCCGCGCTCTGGGCGGCGGACCAGTCGCTCAACATGTACAGCATGATTGGGATTGTGCTCCTCATGGGGATCGTGAAGAAGAATTCCATTCTTCTGGTCGAGTTCACCAACCAGCTCCGCCAGCGCGGACGCGGCGTGCGGGAGGCCCTGCTTGAGGCGTGCCCCATCCGGCTCCGGCCGGTGCTGATGACGTCGATTTCGACGATCGCGGCGGCGCTTCCGCCGGCCTTGGCCCTCGGGCCGGGGGCCGAGACGCGAATCCCGATGGCGCTCGTCGTGATCGGCGGGATGGCGGTTTCGACGCTCCTGACGCTTTTCGTCGTGCCGTGCGCCTATCTCATTCTTCCGGGCCGCGTCCGCCCGCTCGAGGACGAGGCGCCCGAGGAACCCCGTCCCGCCGAGGAACCCGCGGTGCCCGCGGCCCGCCCGGGACCGTAA
- a CDS encoding LamG domain-containing protein produces the protein MKLKRRIGRAVRLLGVAVLATGGAGDGRGAAPVRAAAQSGPLIPELVGYWRLDEPATATQAADSSGYNNHGTYGGPVRSTELPPMTNFSCNSASRSFVQSEQDAVRVPDSASLSMTGSLTLAAWIRPTLDSSTQQGIIEKWEWTGSAAIRGYMMRLNSSEHLSFAVCHNTGNNGISTAPRTIPLNTWTHVAATYDAGTQQMTMYVNGNPDPTTGTATAPADGSSQLVLGVGMDAHFFNGQIDEARVYNRSLSQAEINILRTGQAPPGGLLATEGLNQVTLDWAPAAGATRYAVYRMDASLPAFTLLATPAAPPYTDTTATGGVSYTYYVTAISVMESCPSNQVTATPLSAPPPSTQPRTGDHEEGFFDGGRCSCGSSIPAGVAPQALLAAAGLAAAVAAGRRRRFSR, from the coding sequence ATGAAGCTCAAGCGTCGGATCGGTCGGGCGGTGCGTCTTCTCGGAGTGGCGGTCCTGGCGACGGGGGGAGCGGGGGACGGGCGGGGAGCGGCGCCGGTGCGCGCCGCGGCGCAAAGCGGCCCGCTCATTCCGGAGCTGGTGGGCTACTGGCGCCTGGATGAACCGGCCACGGCGACCCAGGCGGCGGATTCGTCCGGATACAACAACCACGGCACCTACGGCGGGCCCGTTCGGAGCACCGAGCTGCCGCCGATGACGAATTTTTCGTGCAACTCGGCCAGCCGTTCCTTCGTGCAGTCGGAACAGGATGCGGTGCGCGTGCCGGATTCGGCTTCCTTGAGCATGACGGGCTCTCTCACGCTGGCGGCGTGGATCCGACCGACGTTGGACAGTTCGACCCAGCAAGGGATCATCGAAAAGTGGGAGTGGACCGGGTCCGCGGCGATCCGGGGATATATGATGAGGTTGAATTCCTCGGAGCATCTCAGCTTCGCGGTGTGCCATAACACCGGAAACAACGGCATTTCGACCGCCCCGCGGACGATTCCCTTGAACACCTGGACCCATGTGGCGGCGACGTACGACGCGGGAACGCAGCAGATGACGATGTACGTCAACGGCAACCCGGATCCCACGACGGGTACCGCCACCGCTCCCGCGGACGGTTCGTCGCAGCTGGTCCTGGGGGTGGGCATGGATGCGCACTTCTTCAACGGCCAGATCGACGAGGCCCGCGTTTACAACCGGTCGCTGTCGCAGGCGGAGATCAATATCCTGCGCACGGGGCAGGCGCCGCCGGGGGGGCTTTTGGCGACGGAAGGGCTGAACCAGGTGACCTTGGACTGGGCGCCGGCGGCGGGCGCCACGCGGTATGCGGTGTACCGCATGGATGCGTCCCTTCCCGCGTTCACGCTCCTGGCGACTCCGGCGGCTCCGCCGTACACGGACACCACGGCGACCGGCGGTGTCTCGTACACGTATTACGTCACCGCGATTTCCGTCATGGAGAGCTGCCCGTCCAACCAGGTGACGGCGACGCCTCTTTCGGCGCCTCCTCCCTCGACTCAGCCCCGGACGGGCGACCATGAGGAAGGCTTCTTCGACGGCGGCCGGTGCAGCTGCGGAAGCTCCATTCCTGCGGGGGTCGCCCCCCAGGCGCTCCTGGCCGCGGCGGGCCTGGCGGCCGCCGTGGCGGCGGGGCGGCGCCGTCGTTTTTCGCGGTAG
- a CDS encoding sigma-70 family RNA polymerase sigma factor: MSSAEDLAQETFLRGWQGLARLREDRAFGSWILSTAAFVCREWLRARRRAESMTAAPEPPAADPFAGETGADPELAEAIAELPPEAQELLALRHGEGLSCEEIARRLGKPLGTVTKTLSRLYARLRERLVRR, translated from the coding sequence ATGTCCTCGGCCGAGGACCTGGCCCAGGAAACCTTCCTTCGCGGCTGGCAGGGCCTGGCGCGCCTGAGAGAGGACCGCGCCTTCGGGAGCTGGATTCTCTCGACGGCCGCCTTCGTCTGCCGGGAATGGCTCCGGGCGCGTCGGAGGGCGGAATCGATGACCGCCGCGCCCGAACCCCCGGCGGCCGACCCGTTCGCCGGCGAGACCGGAGCCGACCCCGAGCTGGCCGAGGCGATCGCCGAGCTTCCGCCGGAAGCCCAGGAACTCCTGGCGCTGCGGCACGGCGAAGGGCTGAGTTGCGAGGAAATCGCCCGGCGTCTCGGCAAGCCGCTGGGCACGGTGACGAAAACCCTTTCGCGCCTCTACGCGAGGCTGCGCGAAAGGCTGGTGAGGCGATGA